One Campylobacter lari DNA segment encodes these proteins:
- the rseP gene encoding RIP metalloprotease RseP, whose translation MKSYLFLFIILAIGFKFYSFSFLITLLVISFLIFFHELGHFLAAKHMRVDVEIFSIGFGKAVFKKTYKNTEYRLSALPFGGYVKLKGQDDLNPSEKNYEPNSYNTLSPLARIYILFAGPFFNFFLAFLLYIAIGFLGVQKLAPIIGNIAPNSAAQKANLQIGDKILAIDGVKIQSFEEIGKLVHIKPTLLSIERDGKLINITLTPQIDQGYNEFYQKVQKPLIGIAPKGEFVTIYHPGISSLKYAYEESVEASLLIFKGLAKIISGELDAKNMGGIITMVDITSKAANTSIVVLFLITALISINLGVLNLLPIPALDGGHILFNLYELIFKKEVPKVCFEYLSYFGMALLLSLMVFVTYNDITRFMSN comes from the coding sequence TTGAAATCATATTTATTTTTATTTATTATCTTAGCTATTGGCTTTAAATTTTATTCTTTTAGCTTTTTAATAACACTTTTGGTTATATCTTTTTTAATTTTTTTTCATGAGCTAGGACATTTTTTAGCCGCAAAACACATGAGGGTTGATGTAGAGATTTTTAGTATAGGCTTTGGAAAAGCTGTTTTTAAAAAAACTTACAAAAACACAGAATATCGCTTATCTGCTCTACCTTTTGGTGGTTATGTTAAACTTAAAGGACAAGATGATTTAAATCCTAGTGAAAAAAATTACGAACCAAATAGCTATAATACTCTAAGTCCTCTAGCTAGAATTTACATACTTTTTGCAGGACCGTTTTTTAATTTCTTTTTAGCATTTTTGCTTTATATAGCCATAGGTTTTTTAGGTGTGCAAAAGCTTGCACCTATTATTGGAAATATAGCACCAAACTCAGCTGCACAAAAAGCAAATTTACAAATTGGAGATAAAATCCTAGCTATAGATGGAGTTAAAATTCAAAGCTTTGAAGAAATTGGCAAACTTGTACATATAAAACCAACCTTACTTAGCATAGAACGCGATGGTAAACTCATCAACATCACCCTAACCCCGCAAATTGATCAAGGTTATAATGAGTTTTATCAAAAAGTTCAAAAACCATTAATTGGTATAGCACCTAAGGGTGAGTTTGTTACTATTTATCATCCAGGAATTAGTAGTTTAAAATACGCTTATGAAGAAAGCGTAGAGGCTTCTTTGCTCATTTTTAAAGGACTTGCTAAAATCATCAGCGGGGAGTTAGATGCTAAAAATATGGGTGGAATCATCACTATGGTTGATATAACCTCCAAAGCAGCAAATACTAGCATAGTAGTTTTATTTTTAATCACAGCTTTAATTTCTATCAATCTTGGAGTATTAAATTTACTTCCTATCCCAGCGCTAGATGGAGGACATATACTTTTTAACCTTTATGAGTTAATCTTTAAAAAAGAAGTACCAAAAGTATGTTTTGAATATCTTAGTTATTTTGGCATGGCTTTGCTTTTAAGTTTAATGGTGTTTGTAACTTATAATGATATTACCCGTTTTATGAGTAATTAA
- a CDS encoding methyl-accepting chemotaxis protein has product MHEIYDQASDISIHSSKSAKNAQIISNDLANLGVNIGQIHTLMDTFSQQMNSVSSFIGIIEDITEQTNLLALNAAIEAARAGEHGRGFAVVADEVRSLAEKTQDAAKEISIMIKTLIEQMGNIKDITNEAYEVAKSSNSSLEEFQKVFMGVDEKAKILLDEISKTSTDTNKILLYLECCLKTYLACSCVINSKIEYTEEKNLAKFDSASSIYILNQDLNSHIEKLFDCIKNNQLVKEERKIYAQIKQIQDINERMISEIEYKKHI; this is encoded by the coding sequence ATGCATGAGATTTATGATCAAGCAAGTGATATTTCTATACATTCTTCAAAAAGTGCTAAAAACGCTCAAATAATCTCAAATGACTTGGCAAATTTAGGTGTAAATATAGGTCAAATTCATACCTTAATGGATACTTTCTCTCAGCAGATGAATAGCGTTTCTTCTTTTATAGGTATTATTGAAGATATCACAGAGCAAACTAATCTTTTAGCATTAAATGCTGCCATTGAAGCTGCGCGTGCTGGAGAACATGGTAGAGGTTTTGCTGTGGTTGCTGATGAAGTTAGATCTTTAGCTGAAAAAACTCAAGATGCTGCTAAAGAAATTTCTATAATGATTAAAACGCTTATAGAGCAAATGGGTAATATTAAAGATATAACAAATGAAGCTTACGAGGTTGCTAAAAGTTCTAACTCAAGTTTAGAAGAATTTCAAAAAGTCTTTATGGGTGTTGATGAAAAAGCTAAAATTTTATTAGATGAAATTTCCAAAACAAGCACAGATACTAATAAAATTTTGCTTTATTTAGAATGTTGTTTGAAAACTTACTTGGCGTGCTCTTGTGTAATTAATTCTAAAATAGAATATACAGAAGAAAAAAATTTGGCTAAGTTTGATTCTGCTAGTAGTATTTATATCTTAAATCAAGATCTAAATTCTCATATAGAAAAATTATTTGATTGTATAAAAAATAATCAATTAGTAAAAGAAGAAAGAAAAATTTATGCTCAAATTAAGCAAATTCAAGATATAAATGAAAGGATGATAAGTGAAATAGAATATAAAAAACATATATAA
- a CDS encoding N-acetylmuramoyl-L-alanine amidase family protein yields MLRIFFIFLLFCLSVFANAEVKKFDQNFLTSNSEEKLQLHQQLKSLYIQSVINDNNEEKNEILKRLIISSNSLGFDDKAYVQELKESGVSEEEISRLKNALKVIQDQKIKKEQPKIETNTTSPINKKEDKKEDKKEDKKEDKKEDKKEDKKEDKKEDKKEDKKEDKKEDKKEDKKEDKKEDKKEDKKTPVQKELFVLDVKKLDNGILLDLSEKISQKDVKNFTLKGDKNFRYVADFDGILKGPKRAFEFKDFDIIVSQFNPTSMRLVLSSKKELKIKIELKDQSLFMGLEKVEKKEEPKPIVKKQEEAKKTEVKKEVVKNEPLYILKSSKDKNGINLKLNNDIDFEDIKINSFKDGKTYRSIVSFEAILEGDRKKIDINKNQSITIVQFNKTTVRVVLNSTSDFKTNLDLDDEELFIGFEKKVKKTPTKTASKTTKTTIKKSGKIIVIDPGHGGKDPGTLGDKGVREKDVVLSVALKLGNELKKRGYKIYYTRSTDKFINLRDRTSMANEKMADLFISIHANAAPNKQRAKTLEGIETFFLSPARSERSKKAAELENQSDFEEMNFFSKQTFLNFLNREKIVASNKLAIDVQKKILSNVRKKYKVVDGGVREAPFWVLVGAQMPAILIETGYISHPSERNRLVNKNFQELLAIGIANGIESYFYKNQ; encoded by the coding sequence ATGCTTAGAATATTTTTTATTTTTTTATTATTTTGTCTTAGTGTTTTTGCTAATGCAGAAGTTAAGAAATTTGATCAAAATTTTTTAACTTCTAATTCAGAAGAAAAACTACAATTACACCAGCAGTTAAAATCTTTGTATATACAAAGTGTGATTAATGATAATAATGAAGAAAAAAATGAGATTTTAAAAAGATTAATCATAAGTTCAAATTCTTTAGGTTTTGATGATAAAGCTTATGTGCAAGAGCTTAAAGAAAGTGGGGTAAGCGAAGAAGAAATTTCGCGTTTAAAAAACGCTTTAAAAGTTATACAAGATCAAAAAATAAAAAAAGAACAACCAAAAATTGAAACTAATACCACATCACCTATTAATAAAAAAGAAGATAAAAAAGAAGATAAAAAAGAAGATAAAAAAGAAGATAAAAAAGAAGATAAAAAAGAAGATAAAAAAGAAGATAAAAAAGAAGATAAAAAAGAAGATAAAAAAGAAGATAAAAAAGAAGATAAAAAAGAAGATAAAAAAGAAGATAAAAAAGAAGATAAAAAAGAAGATAAAAAAACTCCAGTGCAAAAAGAGCTTTTTGTGCTTGATGTTAAAAAATTAGACAATGGTATCTTGCTTGATTTAAGTGAAAAAATCAGCCAAAAAGACGTTAAAAACTTTACCCTCAAAGGTGATAAGAATTTTCGTTATGTTGCAGATTTTGATGGAATTTTAAAAGGACCTAAGAGAGCTTTTGAATTTAAAGATTTTGATATTATCGTATCACAATTTAACCCAACAAGTATGCGTTTGGTCTTAAGTTCAAAAAAGGAATTAAAAATCAAAATAGAGCTTAAAGATCAAAGTCTTTTTATGGGACTTGAAAAGGTAGAAAAAAAAGAAGAGCCCAAACCTATAGTTAAAAAACAAGAAGAAGCTAAAAAAACAGAAGTAAAAAAAGAAGTTGTTAAAAATGAGCCTTTGTATATTTTAAAATCAAGTAAAGATAAAAATGGTATTAATTTAAAATTAAACAATGATATTGATTTTGAGGATATTAAAATCAATTCTTTTAAAGATGGTAAAACATATCGTTCTATTGTAAGCTTTGAAGCTATTTTAGAAGGTGATAGAAAAAAAATCGATATTAATAAAAATCAATCTATCACAATAGTACAGTTTAATAAAACTACAGTAAGAGTTGTTTTAAATTCTACTAGTGATTTTAAAACTAATCTTGATTTAGATGATGAGGAATTGTTTATAGGTTTTGAAAAAAAGGTTAAAAAAACACCAACAAAAACTGCCTCAAAAACAACAAAAACTACTATTAAAAAATCAGGGAAAATCATAGTAATTGACCCAGGTCATGGAGGTAAAGATCCAGGTACTTTGGGTGATAAGGGTGTTAGAGAAAAAGATGTAGTTTTAAGTGTGGCTTTAAAACTTGGCAATGAGCTTAAAAAACGTGGGTATAAAATTTATTATACTAGAAGTACGGATAAATTTATAAATTTAAGAGATAGAACCTCTATGGCTAATGAAAAAATGGCAGATTTGTTTATTTCTATCCATGCTAATGCAGCTCCAAATAAACAAAGAGCTAAAACTCTTGAGGGTATTGAAACTTTCTTCTTATCGCCTGCAAGAAGCGAAAGAAGTAAAAAGGCTGCTGAGTTAGAAAATCAATCCGATTTTGAAGAGATGAATTTCTTTTCCAAACAAACTTTTTTAAATTTTTTAAATCGTGAAAAAATAGTTGCTTCAAATAAATTAGCTATTGATGTGCAAAAAAAGATTTTAAGTAATGTAAGAAAAAAATATAAAGTTGTGGATGGTGGGGTTAGAGAAGCTCCTTTTTGGGTTTTAGTGGGTGCACAAATGCCTGCTATATTGATTGAAACAGGTTATATTAGTCATCCTAGCGAAAGAAATAGATTAGTAAATAAAAATTTCCAAGAATTATTAGCTATTGGCATTGCTAATGGTATAGAGAGTTATTTTTATAAAAATCAATGA
- a CDS encoding enoyl-ACP reductase, producing MDTFFQNKTLVISGGTRGIGKAIVYEFAKAGANVAFTYNSNADLAQEIVKDLENNYKIKAKAYEFNILEPETYKELFEKIDQDFDRIDFFISNAIISGRAVVGGYTKFMKLKPRGINNIFTATVNAFVVGAQEAAKRMEKVGGGSILSISSTGNLVHIENYAGHGTAKAAVEAMARYAATELGSKNIRVNVVSGGPIDTDALKAFTNYEEVKNATINLSPLNRIGQPQDLAGACLFLCSDKANWITGHTLIVDGGTTFK from the coding sequence ATGGATACTTTTTTTCAAAATAAAACTTTAGTAATTAGTGGTGGAACAAGAGGGATTGGTAAGGCTATTGTATATGAGTTTGCAAAAGCAGGAGCTAATGTAGCTTTTACTTATAATTCTAATGCAGATTTAGCTCAAGAAATTGTAAAAGATTTAGAAAATAATTATAAAATCAAAGCAAAGGCTTATGAGTTTAACATACTTGAACCAGAAACTTATAAAGAGTTATTTGAAAAAATCGATCAAGATTTTGACAGAATAGATTTTTTCATCTCTAATGCTATTATCTCAGGTCGTGCCGTTGTAGGTGGATATACCAAATTTATGAAATTAAAACCTCGTGGAATAAATAATATTTTCACAGCAACTGTAAATGCTTTTGTTGTTGGAGCACAAGAAGCAGCAAAAAGAATGGAAAAAGTTGGCGGGGGTAGTATATTATCTATTTCTTCAACAGGAAATTTGGTACATATTGAAAACTATGCAGGACACGGTACAGCTAAAGCAGCGGTAGAAGCTATGGCAAGATATGCTGCAACTGAACTTGGTTCTAAAAACATCCGTGTCAATGTAGTAAGTGGTGGACCAATTGACACTGACGCACTTAAAGCATTTACAAATTATGAAGAAGTTAAAAATGCAACTATTAATCTTAGCCCATTAAACCGTATTGGACAGCCTCAAGATTTAGCAGGAGCATGTTTATTTTTATGTTCTGATAAAGCAAATTGGATCACAGGACACACCTTAATCGTAGATGGTGGTACAACTTTTAAATGA
- a CDS encoding inverse autotransporter beta-barrel domain-containing protein, translated as MKKYIFFSCLCINVFALNLEESLGEGEVNITKEQKANTVSKQIFFQKPQEYQAQSTDLGSFASKTLGQVLNLSSKDKTEASLDYNALNVNIKNINSILDYDNASLLLEKQARIGQLEQAYSLGLINRYEFDEFNFGFNYFNDQYKEAYTKNSFGAELQFSHYFKAYANHYKIKENDSDDSTELGVIFDLPYLNVLNVNSNIKELQNQYNIIYSPISILDLSLNYQDEKTSAKDQTAMWVRFRLNYEQSLSKQFYNSFYRKNNIGEFNRYDFATRTY; from the coding sequence GTGAAAAAATACATTTTTTTTAGTTGCTTATGTATAAACGTGTTTGCTTTAAATTTAGAAGAAAGTTTAGGCGAGGGTGAGGTAAATATTACCAAAGAGCAAAAGGCAAACACGGTTTCTAAGCAGATATTTTTTCAAAAACCACAAGAGTATCAAGCTCAAAGTACCGATCTTGGTTCTTTTGCTAGTAAAACTTTAGGGCAGGTTTTAAATTTAAGTTCCAAAGATAAAACAGAAGCAAGTTTGGATTATAATGCTTTAAATGTAAATATTAAAAATATTAATTCTATATTAGATTATGATAATGCTAGTTTGCTTTTAGAAAAACAAGCAAGAATAGGGCAATTAGAACAAGCTTATTCTTTAGGACTTATCAATCGTTATGAATTTGATGAGTTTAATTTTGGTTTTAACTATTTTAATGATCAATATAAAGAAGCTTACACTAAAAATAGCTTTGGTGCTGAATTACAATTTAGTCACTATTTTAAAGCATATGCTAATCATTATAAGATTAAAGAAAACGATAGTGATGATAGTACAGAACTTGGAGTGATATTTGATTTGCCGTATTTAAATGTTTTAAATGTTAATTCTAATATAAAAGAATTGCAAAACCAATATAACATTATTTATTCTCCAATTTCTATTTTGGATTTATCGCTTAATTATCAAGATGAAAAAACTAGCGCCAAAGATCAAACAGCAATGTGGGTAAGATTTAGACTAAATTATGAGCAAAGTTTAAGTAAGCAATTTTATAATAGCTTTTACCGTAAAAATAATATAGGCGAATTTAACCGTTATGATTTTGCTACTAGGACTTATTAA
- the mnmC gene encoding bifunctional tRNA (5-methylaminomethyl-2-thiouridine)(34)-methyltransferase MnmD/FAD-dependent 5-carboxymethylaminomethyl-2-thiouridine(34) oxidoreductase MnmC codes for MKKANIIIKNNAPFSLDFDDYYFNSSDGLSESKFIYTNAFEFENKQTIVAELGFGIGLNFFLTLKRFIKEKKENQRLFYLSFENFYIEKDKLREIYKNLGFYEEFRELLEQFFKFYPPCKDGVYRFYFQDCFLDLVFGDAKEKLQNLDFKADIWYLDGFAPAKNQEMFDEDIINKVAKNSKINAKVLTFSSASILKKALINNNFQVQKIKGFRKREMIQAVFNGFEFEDKFAYFNTPCLKKEIQKIAIIGAGIAGASIAYEFSLRNVQVDVFEKENSLGKGASGNINGILSSLILKPDVLLGEFSQYAFLEASRFYRQILDLIPQGVYEFAHNELMQERFNSQKDNVLFEIINNQAFLKDGACIKPQELVKMLLQKSKARVFFEYEFKDYSYENEKFSLQFNNQKTLKDYDVLIYAQGADVKNFLEYKYMKLSSVRGQCTHLKPFLKNSHALSSKGYICPINEELNLQLIGASYDRLNQDTTLLKNDDLQNIENIKEFLQGENLEIMGGKVGFRSYSSDRFAIIGQAYDENFYMQNYKALLWHKNKRQVAPNEFIPLYFSIAHGSRAFASAIIGARMLSALIFDEPKIEKDFLHATHPARFLIRQLKKGKQ; via the coding sequence ATGAAAAAAGCAAATATTATCATTAAAAACAATGCACCTTTTTCTTTGGATTTTGATGATTATTATTTTAATTCTAGTGATGGTTTAAGCGAAAGCAAATTTATATATACAAATGCTTTTGAATTTGAAAACAAACAAACTATTGTAGCAGAACTTGGTTTTGGTATAGGTTTAAATTTTTTCCTTACTTTAAAGCGTTTTATAAAAGAAAAAAAAGAAAATCAAAGGCTATTTTATCTTAGTTTTGAAAATTTTTATATAGAAAAAGATAAATTAAGAGAAATTTATAAAAACCTTGGTTTTTATGAGGAATTTAGAGAGCTTTTAGAGCAATTTTTTAAATTTTATCCTCCGTGTAAAGATGGAGTTTATAGATTTTATTTTCAAGATTGTTTTTTAGATTTAGTATTTGGCGATGCTAAAGAAAAGTTACAAAATTTAGATTTTAAGGCTGATATTTGGTATTTAGATGGTTTTGCTCCTGCTAAAAATCAAGAGATGTTTGATGAGGATATTATAAACAAAGTTGCTAAAAATTCAAAAATAAATGCTAAGGTTTTAACCTTTTCCTCTGCAAGCATTTTAAAAAAAGCTTTAATTAATAATAATTTTCAAGTACAAAAAATCAAAGGTTTTAGAAAAAGGGAAATGATACAGGCTGTTTTTAATGGCTTTGAGTTTGAAGATAAATTTGCTTATTTTAACACCCCATGTTTGAAAAAAGAGATACAAAAAATAGCCATCATCGGAGCAGGTATAGCCGGAGCTAGTATAGCTTATGAGTTTTCTTTAAGAAATGTTCAAGTAGATGTTTTTGAAAAAGAAAATTCACTAGGAAAAGGTGCTTCTGGAAATATCAATGGAATTTTAAGTTCTTTGATTTTAAAACCTGATGTTTTGTTAGGCGAGTTTTCACAATATGCTTTTTTAGAGGCTAGTAGATTTTATAGGCAAATTTTAGATTTAATTCCCCAAGGGGTTTATGAATTTGCTCATAATGAACTTATGCAAGAGCGTTTTAATAGTCAAAAAGATAATGTTTTATTTGAAATTATTAACAATCAAGCTTTTTTAAAAGATGGAGCTTGCATAAAACCTCAAGAGCTTGTGAAAATGCTTTTACAAAAAAGCAAGGCTAGGGTGTTTTTTGAGTATGAATTTAAAGATTATTCTTATGAAAATGAAAAGTTTTCTTTGCAATTTAACAATCAAAAAACATTAAAAGATTATGATGTGCTAATTTATGCTCAAGGCGCTGATGTTAAGAATTTTTTAGAGTATAAATATATGAAATTAAGTAGTGTTAGAGGTCAATGCACTCATTTAAAACCATTTTTAAAAAATTCTCATGCTTTATCTTCAAAAGGCTATATTTGCCCTATCAATGAAGAATTAAATTTGCAACTTATTGGTGCAAGTTATGATAGGCTTAATCAAGACACAACGCTTTTAAAAAATGATGATTTGCAAAATATTGAAAATATAAAAGAATTTTTACAAGGTGAAAATTTAGAAATTATGGGTGGTAAAGTAGGATTTAGATCATATTCTAGTGATAGATTTGCCATAATAGGTCAAGCCTATGATGAAAATTTTTATATGCAAAATTATAAGGCACTTTTATGGCATAAAAATAAAAGACAAGTAGCACCAAATGAATTTATTCCTTTGTATTTTTCTATTGCTCATGGATCTAGAGCTTTTGCTAGTGCTATTATTGGAGCTAGAATGCTTAGTGCATTAATCTTTGATGAGCCAAAAATAGAAAAAGATTTTTTGCACGCTACTCATCCTGCAAGATTTTTAATACGTCAATTAAAAAAAGGAAAACAATAA
- the dapA gene encoding 4-hydroxy-tetrahydrodipicolinate synthase, with translation MDNKIIIGAMTALITPFKNGKLDEQTYHKLIKRQIANGIDVVVPVGTTGESATLTHEEHRICIEIALDACKGSSCKVLAGAGSNATHEAVSLAKFAQEHGADGILSVTPYYNKPTQEGLYLHYKEIAKSIDIPVLLYNVPGRTGCELQTETIIRLFRDCENIYGVKEASGSIDKCVDLLAHEPRMILLSGEDAINYPILSNGGKGVISVTSNLLPDMISKLTHLALEEKYIEAKKINDELYNINKILFCESNPIPIKAAMYIAGLTPTLEYRLPLCKPSDCNLAKIEAIMKNYNIKGF, from the coding sequence ATGGACAATAAAATCATCATAGGAGCAATGACAGCTTTAATAACTCCATTTAAAAATGGAAAATTAGATGAACAAACTTACCACAAACTCATCAAAAGACAAATAGCCAATGGAATTGATGTAGTGGTACCTGTTGGAACAACCGGAGAAAGTGCCACCTTAACCCATGAAGAACATAGAATCTGTATAGAAATAGCATTAGATGCATGCAAGGGAAGTTCTTGTAAAGTTTTAGCAGGAGCAGGAAGTAATGCTACTCATGAAGCTGTAAGTTTAGCTAAATTTGCACAAGAGCATGGAGCTGATGGCATTTTAAGTGTTACTCCATACTATAACAAACCCACACAAGAAGGTTTGTATTTACATTATAAAGAAATAGCAAAAAGCATAGATATACCTGTGCTTTTATATAATGTCCCAGGAAGAACAGGTTGTGAGCTTCAAACAGAAACCATTATAAGATTGTTTAGAGATTGTGAAAATATTTATGGGGTAAAAGAAGCTAGTGGAAGTATTGATAAATGTGTTGATTTACTAGCACATGAACCTAGAATGATACTTTTAAGCGGAGAAGATGCGATTAATTATCCTATACTTTCAAATGGCGGTAAAGGTGTGATTTCAGTTACTTCAAATTTACTTCCTGATATGATTTCAAAATTAACTCATCTAGCTTTAGAAGAAAAATATATTGAAGCTAAAAAAATCAATGATGAGTTGTATAATATCAATAAAATTTTATTTTGCGAAAGCAATCCTATACCTATTAAAGCGGCAATGTATATAGCAGGTTTAACCCCTACTTTAGAGTATCGTTTGCCACTTTGTAAACCTAGTGATTGCAATTTAGCAAAAATAGAAGCGATTATGAAAAACTATAATATCAAAGGATTTTAA
- a CDS encoding M16 family metallopeptidase: protein MINYKKITLENELEIYTLPVNKKSGVISVDIFYKVGSRNEKMGKSGIAHMLEHLNFKSTKNLKAGEFDEIVKGFGGVDNASTSFDYTHYFIKCSSENLDKSLWLFAELMRNLNLKDDEFQPERNVVLEERRWRTDNNPLGYLYFRLYNHAFLHHPYHWTPIGFFKDIQNWKIEDIQDFHQTFYQPKNAILLVSGDIDEDEVFTLAKKHFQDIKNTKEIPIVHEKEPEQDGAKRVILHKESDTQLLALAYKIPAFNHEDMPKLCALSELLGNGKSSLISEILIDKLELINEFYAYASENIDENLFIFICVCNEGIKAEDVEKELLKILEDVKNAKFDDTIMEKIKNTVKSDFIFSLSNASSVANIYGSYLAKGNLKPLLDYEKNIENLSKDDLIHCAKKYFNENKSTTIILKKG, encoded by the coding sequence ATGATTAATTATAAAAAAATCACCCTTGAAAATGAACTTGAAATTTATACTTTACCTGTAAATAAAAAAAGCGGGGTTATAAGTGTAGATATTTTTTATAAAGTTGGCTCAAGAAATGAAAAAATGGGAAAAAGTGGCATAGCCCATATGCTTGAACATTTAAATTTTAAAAGTACAAAAAATTTAAAAGCAGGTGAATTTGATGAAATAGTCAAAGGTTTTGGTGGGGTGGATAATGCAAGCACGAGCTTTGACTATACGCATTATTTTATAAAATGCTCTAGTGAAAATTTAGATAAGTCTTTATGGCTTTTTGCTGAATTAATGCGTAATTTAAATTTAAAAGATGATGAGTTTCAGCCTGAAAGAAATGTAGTTTTAGAAGAAAGGCGTTGGAGAACCGATAACAATCCTTTGGGATATTTGTATTTTAGATTATACAACCATGCCTTTTTACACCATCCATATCACTGGACCCCGATAGGCTTTTTTAAAGATATACAAAATTGGAAAATAGAAGATATACAAGATTTTCATCAAACTTTTTATCAACCCAAAAATGCTATTTTGCTTGTGAGTGGTGATATTGATGAAGATGAAGTATTTACTTTAGCTAAAAAACATTTTCAAGATATAAAAAATACCAAAGAAATCCCTATAGTTCATGAAAAAGAACCTGAGCAAGATGGTGCTAAACGTGTGATCTTACATAAAGAAAGTGACACACAATTACTAGCGCTTGCATATAAAATTCCTGCATTTAATCACGAAGATATGCCAAAACTTTGCGCATTGAGTGAGCTTTTAGGAAATGGAAAAAGTTCTTTAATAAGTGAAATTTTAATTGATAAATTAGAATTAATCAATGAATTTTATGCTTATGCAAGTGAAAATATAGATGAGAATTTATTTATATTTATTTGTGTTTGCAATGAAGGCATAAAAGCAGAAGATGTTGAAAAAGAGCTTTTAAAAATTCTTGAAGATGTAAAAAATGCTAAATTTGATGATACTATCATGGAAAAAATCAAAAATACTGTAAAAAGTGATTTTATCTTTTCACTAAGCAATGCAAGTAGCGTTGCAAATATTTATGGATCTTATCTTGCAAAAGGTAATTTAAAACCTTTGCTTGATTATGAAAAAAATATAGAAAATTTAAGTAAAGATGATTTAATTCATTGTGCTAAAAAATACTTCAATGAAAACAAATCTACCACAATAATCTTAAAAAAGGGGTGA
- a CDS encoding PAS domain-containing protein, which yields MQKNQPTKNEKFFNDGQIIISKTDKIGRIIYCNRNFILLSGYKEFELLGKPHNIVRHPDMPKVVFEILWEGIKNKKEVIAYVKNLSKDGSFYWVLAFITPSFDASGEIVGYHSMRLNPRREAVEKIEKIYKELLLEEQKGGKKASRKMLDEILSQKGMSYEELVLSI from the coding sequence GTGCAAAAAAATCAACCTACAAAAAATGAAAAATTCTTTAATGATGGACAAATTATTATCTCAAAAACCGACAAAATTGGTAGAATAATATATTGCAATAGAAATTTTATCCTACTTTCGGGATATAAAGAATTTGAGCTTTTAGGGAAACCTCATAATATCGTGCGTCATCCTGATATGCCAAAGGTTGTTTTTGAAATTCTTTGGGAGGGTATAAAAAATAAAAAAGAAGTTATTGCTTACGTAAAAAATTTATCCAAAGATGGATCTTTTTATTGGGTTTTGGCCTTTATTACGCCTTCATTTGACGCTAGTGGCGAGATAGTTGGTTATCACTCTATGCGCTTAAATCCCAGAAGGGAAGCTGTTGAAAAAATAGAAAAAATATATAAAGAGCTATTGTTAGAAGAACAAAAAGGTGGGAAGAAAGCATCAAGAAAGATGTTAGATGAAATTTTAAGCCAAAAGGGGATGAGTTATGAAGAATTGGTTTTATCAATATAA